The Anabaena sp. WA102 genome contains a region encoding:
- the rnc gene encoding ribonuclease III, whose product MHDILIFQDKTLLNQALTHRSYVNEHPGEEHNERLEFLGDAILNFLSGEYLYELHPEKGEDELTRRRSALVDEKQLAKFAIEVGLDLRIRLGQGAILDGGYNNPNLLSSTFEAVIGAYYRDKNCNIALLRPIVEKLFASVPENIVVSRSNVDSKNRLQEWVQSSGNTTPPKYVTRQIGGQSHTPIFESDVFEVVNGKEIWRGKGQGRNKKDAEKAAAENALDNL is encoded by the coding sequence ATGCACGATATTTTAATTTTCCAAGATAAAACATTACTTAATCAAGCACTAACTCACCGTTCTTATGTCAACGAACACCCAGGAGAAGAACATAACGAGCGCCTAGAGTTTCTTGGTGATGCTATTCTCAATTTTTTAAGCGGTGAATATCTCTATGAACTTCATCCAGAAAAAGGAGAAGATGAATTAACTCGTCGTCGTTCTGCATTAGTAGATGAAAAACAATTAGCAAAATTTGCGATTGAAGTAGGTTTAGACTTGAGAATCCGTTTAGGACAAGGTGCAATTCTTGATGGAGGATATAATAATCCTAACTTATTAAGTAGTACCTTTGAAGCAGTTATTGGTGCTTATTATCGAGATAAAAATTGCAATATTGCATTACTTCGCCCTATTGTAGAAAAACTTTTTGCCTCTGTACCTGAGAATATTGTTGTATCTCGCTCTAATGTAGACTCAAAAAACCGCCTTCAGGAGTGGGTACAAAGTAGTGGTAACACAACTCCACCCAAATATGTTACAAGACAAATAGGTGGACAATCTCATACACCAATATTTGAATCTGATGTCTTTGAAGTAGTGAATGGGAAAGAAATATGGCGGGGAAAAGGACAAGGACGCAATAAAAAAGATGCAGAAAAAGCTGCTGCTGAAAATGCGTTAGATAACTTGTAG
- the ntrB gene encoding nitrate ABC transporter permease, with amino-acid sequence MILQLNLAAIVAVAGKAIWRKTKPVIFQDTFVFPALGCLGIILLWWVVALANHELMPTPPEALIANWDYILHPFYERGPGDLGIGWLLLASLRRVILGFGLGALVAIPLGFLIGISRPAMLAFNPIIQIFKPVSPLAWLPISLSLFNLADPSAIFVIFITSLWPTIINTALGVSSVPKDYLDVAQVLEMPRWRQITKIILPASLPYIFTGLRISLGIAWLVIVAVEMLTGGIGIGFFVWDEWSRLNLSSVFLAVFIIGLTGLILDYGVGKLQELVTHRPGS; translated from the coding sequence ATGATATTGCAACTAAATTTAGCTGCCATTGTCGCAGTTGCTGGAAAAGCTATTTGGAGAAAAACCAAACCAGTAATTTTTCAAGATACTTTCGTATTTCCCGCACTCGGCTGTTTAGGAATTATTTTATTGTGGTGGGTAGTAGCACTAGCTAACCATGAATTAATGCCCACACCACCGGAAGCTTTAATTGCCAATTGGGACTATATCTTACATCCATTCTATGAGAGAGGTCCAGGTGATTTAGGAATTGGTTGGTTATTATTAGCCAGTTTACGGCGGGTAATATTAGGATTTGGTTTAGGGGCATTAGTAGCAATTCCCTTGGGTTTTTTGATTGGAATTTCAAGACCCGCAATGCTGGCTTTTAATCCCATTATTCAGATTTTCAAACCTGTATCACCCTTAGCCTGGTTGCCAATTTCTTTATCTCTGTTTAATTTAGCAGATCCTTCCGCTATTTTTGTGATTTTCATTACTTCCCTCTGGCCAACTATTATTAATACAGCATTAGGAGTTTCTAGTGTACCAAAAGACTATTTAGATGTAGCACAAGTCCTAGAAATGCCCCGTTGGCGACAGATTACTAAAATTATTCTACCTGCTAGTTTGCCTTATATTTTTACAGGTTTGCGAATTAGTTTAGGTATTGCTTGGTTGGTAATTGTGGCTGTAGAAATGTTGACAGGTGGAATAGGAATTGGCTTTTTTGTTTGGGATGAATGGAGTCGTTTAAATCTGAGTTCTGTATTTTTAGCAGTGTTTATAATTGGCTTAACTGGGTTGATTTTAGATTACGGTGTGGGCAAACTTCAAGAGTTAGTTACTCACCGTCCAGGAAGTTGA
- a CDS encoding ABC transporter substrate-binding protein: protein MTENHLTRRDFIAGMGATTAGIILSSCAVSGDKSAKGLTEEALAVIPVVKSQDLEKPDITVGYVPVNDCAPFAIAWKKGFFRKYGLNVTLNREASWATSRDGLIFGRLDASPVVSGAVTNARIGAEGARHAPLCAAMTIHRHGNAMTMNRDMWDYGIRPWYEYQQKYGDGALEAFGKDFRGYFDKQPPEKKIWAVVLSSAIYEYFARYLSAAAGVDPLKEFRVIIVPPPQMVTNMRIGAMQAYMVAEPWNTRAITGNEGIGFTFAQGKEIWHGHPDRLLGVMESFIVNYPKTYRSLVKAMIEACQYCSKPENRQEIAELLTERSFTGAKPKKPGVPITKFTGPGIIGNYNYGGFDGKDRTIKADDTTIFYDLPNSIPLEKGEHSTFLWRSRSLWLMTQAARWGQIKEIPKNAEEVAAKGWRTDLYREIAAEMGIECPKDDYKVEPPEAFIDKKGFDPSNPVGYLHSFDIRANAPSQFFLS from the coding sequence ATGACTGAAAATCATTTAACTCGCAGAGATTTTATTGCAGGAATGGGGGCGACAACTGCGGGAATAATATTATCATCCTGTGCTGTTTCGGGAGATAAATCTGCGAAGGGACTAACAGAAGAAGCTTTAGCGGTGATACCAGTAGTCAAATCCCAAGATTTAGAAAAACCGGACATTACTGTGGGTTATGTTCCTGTTAATGATTGTGCGCCATTTGCGATCGCTTGGAAAAAAGGATTTTTCCGCAAATATGGTTTAAATGTTACACTCAACCGCGAAGCCAGTTGGGCTACCTCCCGCGACGGCTTAATTTTCGGTCGTCTCGACGCTTCCCCCGTCGTCTCCGGTGCTGTTACCAACGCTAGAATAGGTGCAGAAGGTGCGCGTCATGCCCCCTTATGTGCAGCAATGACCATCCACCGACATGGTAACGCCATGACCATGAATCGGGATATGTGGGACTATGGCATTCGTCCCTGGTATGAATATCAACAAAAATACGGTGATGGGGCTTTAGAAGCCTTTGGGAAGGACTTTCGCGGCTATTTTGACAAACAACCCCCAGAAAAGAAAATCTGGGCTGTAGTCCTCAGTTCTGCCATTTATGAATACTTTGCTCGCTATCTTTCTGCTGCTGCGGGTGTTGATCCTCTTAAAGAATTTCGGGTCATAATTGTTCCACCACCGCAAATGGTAACAAACATGAGAATTGGGGCAATGCAAGCTTACATGGTCGCCGAACCTTGGAATACTAGAGCAATTACAGGTAATGAAGGTATTGGTTTTACATTCGCTCAAGGTAAGGAAATTTGGCACGGACATCCAGATAGACTCCTGGGTGTAATGGAATCTTTTATTGTTAATTATCCTAAAACTTACCGTTCTTTGGTAAAGGCAATGATTGAAGCTTGTCAATATTGTAGCAAACCCGAAAATCGTCAAGAAATAGCCGAATTACTGACAGAAAGATCATTTACTGGTGCGAAACCTAAAAAGCCGGGTGTGCCTATTACTAAATTTACTGGACCGGGAATTATTGGCAATTATAATTATGGTGGTTTTGATGGCAAAGACCGCACTATCAAAGCAGATGACACCACAATTTTTTATGATCTTCCTAACAGTATTCCCCTCGAAAAAGGGGAACATTCTACATTTTTATGGCGTTCTCGCAGTCTTTGGTTAATGACTCAAGCAGCACGGTGGGGACAAATCAAAGAAATTCCTAAAAATGCTGAAGAAGTAGCCGCAAAAGGTTGGAGAACCGATTTATATCGAGAGATAGCCGCAGAAATGGGAATTGAATGTCCCAAAGATGATTATAAAGTTGAACCTCCTGAAGCATTTATAGATAAAAAAGGATTTGATCCTAGTAATCCTGTAGGATATCTTCATAGTTTTGATATCCGTGCTAACGCTCCTTCTCAGTTTTTTTTATCCTAA